The following is a genomic window from bacterium.
TATTTGTAAATGTATACGGGGTAATTAGCTAAATATTTGTTTCTTCTACTCAATATGTGTATATTGTGGGCATCATGAAAAAATCAAAATCTAATACTACCAAAAAACAAGTAATGGATTTTGTAGATAAAGAATTCTCTTTTACAACATCGATAACCAGAGGTAAATCATCTAACAGGTCAGGAGAGTCGCATTATCATATTTTTGAAATAGAATTACAATATGTAAGATACGGAAGCGGAGCCTATTTTGTAAAAGACAGAAAATACCCGCTTAAAGAGGATTCTATTTTAATAATTCATAAAGGAGAAGTTCATAACTATATTAAAGGAGACTCGTTAGCTCCTATGGACAGGGTATATCTTGCTTTTAATCCATCTATATTTAGAAATACACAATACACATATAAAAAACTAATCTCCCATATTACTGAATGCAAAAAAAACTTCTCTCATCAAGTATCATTCCCTCCTGAGGAAAGTCAAAGAGCAGATTTGATTATTTCCAATATAACCTCTGAATGGGAAAACAAAAAACTGCATTACAGAGAAGCAATAGTAAACCTGCTTCTGGAGCTTTTTATAATTATACATAGATCCTTTTCTTTTAGTGCTTCTGGAACCAGCACACATAAAAAAATTGAATCAACTGTACAAGACAAGCTTATAAGCAAAGTGATTTCTTACATAGATAAAAATTATCGAAACCCTTTGCATCTGGCAACTCTGAGCAGGCATGTCTTCCGTTCTTCATACCATCTTAGCCATATTTTTAAGGATGTTACAGGATTTAATTTTAAAGAATATCTAATAAATAAACGCATTATGAAAGCCAAGAATCTTCTTGAGTCAGAATCAGATATAAAAGTAATATCTGTAGCTGAGGATGTTGGATTCTCTAATCTCAGCACCTTTAACAGGGATTTCAAACGCCTTACAGGAATCAATCCATCAGAATACCGCAAGTTTTGCACACATTTCCGCAAAAAATGAGTAGAAAAGATTTTTTTTTTGCGTAGACTGAATAAAAAACAAATCTATAACAAGTTTATAACTGAAAGGTGTCGAAATGATAATTGATGTACATGCACACATAACCTACCACAGGTTTCCTGAGTTCGTTCAGAAACTTAACAGGAAAGAATTCACTGCTGAAATTCTACTTAAAAGAATGGATATGGAGAGGATCGACAAGTCTGTTATCCTTCCATTAAGTAATCCAGAAAATGCTGACCAATTTGGCGTAAGCAATATCTTTGAAGCGCTTGAAGCTGCAAGAAAATATCCTGACAGATTAATCGCTTTTTGTAATGTTGATCCCAGAGCAATGATGAATTCTCCTGAAGCTGATTTGTCAAAGGTTCTAACGGTTTATAAGGAAATGGGATGTAAAGGGGTGGGAGAAGTCTGTTCTAATATTTATTTTGATGATAAGAGAGCCATGAATCTCTTTTATCATTGTGGAGAATGCAAAATGCCTATTATTTTTCATATGGCAGATAGAATAGGCGGTGTTTATGGATTGGTGGACGATATTTACATACCAAGATTAGAGAAGGTACTCAAGGAATTTCCAAAAACTATTTTTATAGGTCATGCACCGGCATTCTGGGCAGAGATAGATGGAAATGTAGATATTGAGACTCGTGGACACTATCCAAAAGGTAAAATAAAAAAACCAGGGAGATTGCAGGAGCTCTTAAAAAAATATCCTAATCTTTACGGCGACCTTTCTGCCGGAAGCGGATATAATGCTATTTCGAGAGATCCTGATTTTGGATACAAATTTCTTGAGGAATTTAATAACAAACTTCTTTTTGGAACAGATAGATTCACATCCGCTGACGAACCAATACCCGATATCATACCCTTTATCAAAAATGCCTTTGAAGAAAATAAAATTTCTAAAGGAGCTTATGATAATATAACCCATAAAAACGCTCAAAAAATCATTGGAGAATAAGATGGCTAAATTAGCAATTGATGGCGGCAAACCAGTTCGTACAGATCCCATGCCAAAACGTCGGCTCTTTGGCGAAGAAGAAAAAAAAGCTGCTACGGCGGTGTTTGATGAAGCGATTGCCTCAGGAGA
Proteins encoded in this region:
- a CDS encoding AraC family transcriptional regulator, giving the protein MKKSKSNTTKKQVMDFVDKEFSFTTSITRGKSSNRSGESHYHIFEIELQYVRYGSGAYFVKDRKYPLKEDSILIIHKGEVHNYIKGDSLAPMDRVYLAFNPSIFRNTQYTYKKLISHITECKKNFSHQVSFPPEESQRADLIISNITSEWENKKLHYREAIVNLLLELFIIIHRSFSFSASGTSTHKKIESTVQDKLISKVISYIDKNYRNPLHLATLSRHVFRSSYHLSHIFKDVTGFNFKEYLINKRIMKAKNLLESESDIKVISVAEDVGFSNLSTFNRDFKRLTGINPSEYRKFCTHFRKK
- a CDS encoding amidohydrolase family protein, giving the protein MIIDVHAHITYHRFPEFVQKLNRKEFTAEILLKRMDMERIDKSVILPLSNPENADQFGVSNIFEALEAARKYPDRLIAFCNVDPRAMMNSPEADLSKVLTVYKEMGCKGVGEVCSNIYFDDKRAMNLFYHCGECKMPIIFHMADRIGGVYGLVDDIYIPRLEKVLKEFPKTIFIGHAPAFWAEIDGNVDIETRGHYPKGKIKKPGRLQELLKKYPNLYGDLSAGSGYNAISRDPDFGYKFLEEFNNKLLFGTDRFTSADEPIPDIIPFIKNAFEENKISKGAYDNITHKNAQKIIGE